In Plodia interpunctella isolate USDA-ARS_2022_Savannah chromosome 9, ilPloInte3.2, whole genome shotgun sequence, a single genomic region encodes these proteins:
- the LOC128672320 gene encoding uncharacterized protein LOC128672320 — protein sequence MNIRNDLINNILNLYKEGDWKEIVDRYHDHPDRSKVLWVFPTGDNLEFIRDYLSELCCCRILSIGCGSGLLEWIITNATGIPVSGVEVDGAWWHCKYAPPTFIPLLLTPEELDKDIINILQSGNNTALLFCYFNNRNAFEEYIKCFSGNVMIIIGPGDGKGVHTDPKPFGDVNDDWELYKWQEVRNSKDFIAVYIRNKLAC from the exons atgaatatacGAAACGATTTAATCAACAATATACTGAATTTATACAAGGAAGGTGATTGGAAAGAGATAGTAGACAGATATCACGACCACCCTGACAGAAGCAAGGTGCTGTGGGTGTTTCCAACTGGGGACAATTTGGAGTTCATTCGGGATTATTTGTCGGAGCTCTGCTGCTGTAGGATTTTGAGTATTGGATGTGGCAGTGGGCTTTTAGAGTGGATCATCACCAACGCTACAG GTATTCCAGTTTCTGGAGTTGAGGTAGATGGCGCTTGGTGGCATTGCAAATATGCCCCGCCCACGTTTATACCCCTCCTGCTCACTCCTGAAGAATTAGACAAAGACATCATCAATATACTCCAAAGTGGGAACAATACGGCTTTATTGTTCTGCTATTTCAACAACAGAAATGCATTTGAAGagtatattaaatgtttttcgggaaatgttatgattataataGGTCCTGGTGATGGGAAAGGGGTCCATACAGATCCAAAACCTTTTGGAGATGTCAATGATGATTGGGAACTTTATAAGTGGCAAGAAGTCAGAAATAGCAAGGACTTTATAGCAGTATACATAAGGAATAAATTAGCGTGTTAA